The sequence ATTTCATTTCGAAGCAATTCACTTTTATGATAAAATTCTTTCGTTCCCAAATGGTGAAGGTCAGCATCGCATAGAATTTCACCAATTGTATTTGTGGGACTTTGCGGAATTTTTGTAGCTATGATACAATTGACAATACCATTAATTCTTTCTGCAGGTAAATGGAAATCCTCTAAAAATAAAATTACTTTTTGAGCGCTAATTTCCTCGTGACCATGACATGATTCAAAATGACCGATATCATGAAACCAGGCTGCGATCACAAGCTCTTGGTAATCCTTACTACTGATACCCATTGCCGAAGCAATTTCGATAGCGGTTTGAACAACATCAAGAGTATGCTCAAAATTATGATATAAATTACTATCAGGAGAATTCTTTTGGAATTCACGGGTAATAAATTCTTTTGCAGAAGTAATTAAATCGTTTGTATTCATTGTCTAAACAAAAATGAGGACATCATTTTATTGTAAATAATTTTTTCAATTGAATGTTATAGAAATAATTTTTAGTTCACCGTGATAATCCTCACAGTAATACCGCATCTGAATTCAACTTAGAACAAAGTGAGTCAATAAGGAAAGTAAAGATAAGTGGGAAAAATAATAGTGTTTTCAATTACATAAATGGACAAAATGAAAAGGCTTTAACCGGGTTGGACTTTTCATCAACCTCAAACACAGAAATTTGAACTTTGCCGTCTTTGTAGAGATCAATTTGCATAAAGCCCGGCTGCGATGCTGCAAACAATGTTCGTTCTCCTTTTGCCAATTCAGTGTGATGCGAAGAAGTTCCAAATCCGCTTACGAGATAAATTGACTTATTAATTCCATTTAGTATTTGAAGCGAATGTTCATGCCCGGAGGCATAAATAATATTTTTATGATTCTTTAATACATCTTCTATACGGGATATGTAATTTTGATACTCAGAATTAGACATATCCTGATTAGAAATTCCCATCATTCTTGTTAATGGATAAATTGAACCTATTACAGGCAGGGGTATCCAAAGATTAGAATTGAGATTTAACAAAGGAAATACATGATCTTTCCAGCTAAAATATCCCCCATGCGGTCCATAACTTGCCAAAGGATGATGAGCAGCGATGACCACAATATCACTGGTGTAAGCAGTCAACAGCGAATCTAAAGTTTTTACGACTTCATTTTCCGAGCTGCAATCACAAGCAACGGATGGTTTTGTTCCGGAATGAAGCCACCACTGTGAATCAAGAGCAATTATTTTAATTTTATCACCAACTTCAATTACTGATGGACCCGGGCAACCATTCTCAGGTAAAAATCTAATCTGTGGAAAATATTTTGAGTTTATAAATTCCTGCTCATTTTTTATACTTTTCCAGCCTTCTTCGGTGCCTTGCGCCCAATCATGATTACCGGGAAGAAACACAGCGTTCACTTTGCTATTGATAATTAAATCGAGCTGACGTTTAAATTTATCCTCGGCGATTAGTCTTTCACCATCCTCAATACCGGGCATACCGTATGGATAAATATTATCGCCTAATGTTATTATAAAGGATTTTGCTTGCAGTTGAGTTGCTTGTTTCTGCATTGCTAACAGTACAGGTTCTTGGTTGGTCAGAGAAGGATCACCAGCATCACCTATTAATAATATCCGGTTAATAATGAGACTATCACTTTGATTTGTTCCGCCAATTGATTTCGCTTCAGCACTAATGTAATTACCCTGGATGGATTTATTTGTGGAATAAAAAATTATGAGTGTGGCGGCTGACAGAATTAAAAGGTATGTCAGTTTATTATGCAGATTATATTTTTGAACTAATGATTGCTTCATTA is a genomic window of Ignavibacteriales bacterium containing:
- a CDS encoding HD domain-containing protein, which translates into the protein MNTNDLITSAKEFITREFQKNSPDSNLYHNFEHTLDVVQTAIEIASAMGISSKDYQELVIAAWFHDIGHFESCHGHEEISAQKVILFLEDFHLPAERINGIVNCIIATKIPQSPTNTIGEILCDADLHHLGTKEFYHKSELLRNEITLKDKCEFSEVEWIQKNIDFLNAHHYFTDYAKRTFGFQKTENLKSLEKSLSYFL
- a CDS encoding metallophosphoesterase is translated as MKQSLVQKYNLHNKLTYLLILSAATLIIFYSTNKSIQGNYISAEAKSIGGTNQSDSLIINRILLIGDAGDPSLTNQEPVLLAMQKQATQLQAKSFIITLGDNIYPYGMPGIEDGERLIAEDKFKRQLDLIINSKVNAVFLPGNHDWAQGTEEGWKSIKNEQEFINSKYFPQIRFLPENGCPGPSVIEVGDKIKIIALDSQWWLHSGTKPSVACDCSSENEVVKTLDSLLTAYTSDIVVIAAHHPLASYGPHGGYFSWKDHVFPLLNLNSNLWIPLPVIGSIYPLTRMMGISNQDMSNSEYQNYISRIEDVLKNHKNIIYASGHEHSLQILNGINKSIYLVSGFGTSSHHTELAKGERTLFAASQPGFMQIDLYKDGKVQISVFEVDEKSNPVKAFSFCPFM